One Deinococcus sp. LM3 genomic region harbors:
- a CDS encoding phytoene/squalene synthase family protein has product MTREHSKTFYLGSRFFPAQQRQAVWAVYAACRDGDDIVDERSGEAARAGLDDWWARTQAAFEGRPGPHPIDTALSWAARTYSIPLSAFAELHDGLRMDLAGHEYRTMDDLMLYCRRVAGVVGFMIAPVSGYSGGERTLHAALMLGQAMQLTNILRDVGEDLRRGRVYLPQTLLTEYGVTLGDLERGVVTPEYRALMEHLSGLARDWYVQGRAGIPCLHGSARLAVATAARAYEGILDDLARNDFDNFGRRAHVSGTRKLMMLPQAWWELRSAPTPAG; this is encoded by the coding sequence ATGACGCGGGAGCACAGCAAGACCTTCTACCTGGGCTCGCGGTTCTTCCCGGCGCAGCAGCGTCAGGCCGTGTGGGCCGTGTACGCCGCCTGCCGCGATGGGGACGATATCGTCGACGAGCGCAGCGGCGAGGCGGCCCGCGCCGGACTGGACGACTGGTGGGCGCGCACGCAGGCGGCCTTCGAGGGCCGGCCCGGCCCGCACCCCATCGACACGGCGCTGTCGTGGGCGGCCCGCACCTACTCGATTCCGCTGTCGGCCTTTGCCGAGCTGCACGACGGGCTGCGCATGGACCTCGCCGGGCACGAGTACCGGACCATGGACGACCTGATGCTGTACTGCCGGCGCGTGGCGGGCGTGGTGGGGTTCATGATCGCGCCGGTCAGCGGGTACAGCGGCGGCGAACGCACCCTGCACGCCGCGCTGATGCTGGGACAGGCCATGCAACTGACGAACATCCTGCGGGACGTGGGCGAGGACCTGAGGCGCGGCCGCGTGTACCTGCCGCAGACGCTGCTGACCGAGTACGGCGTGACCCTGGGCGACCTGGAACGCGGGGTGGTCACGCCCGAGTACCGCGCCCTCATGGAGCACCTCTCGGGGCTGGCGCGCGACTGGTACGTGCAGGGCCGCGCCGGGATTCCCTGCCTGCACGGCAGCGCGCGGCTGGCCGTGGCGACCGCCGCGCGCGCCTACGAGGGCATCCTGGACGATCTGGCCCGCAACGACTTCGATAACTTCGGCCGGCGGGCGCACGTGAGCGGCACCCGCAAACTGATGATGCTGCCGCAGGCGTGGTGGGAACTGCGGTCCGCGCCCACCCCGGCCGGCTGA
- the crtI gene encoding phytoene desaturase family protein, with protein MTASDTPALSASKRKTALIIGSGIGGLSLGIRLQSLGFDTTILERLDKAGGRAYQKRTEDGYVFDMGPTVITVPHFIEELFALERDAGMLAGADYPPAVLAPDARVREGESGGPRTREYVKLVPILPFYRIYFDDGTFFDYDGDPVSTRRQIGELAPEDLAGYERFHDDARAIFERGFLELGYTHFGDVATMLKVVPDLMRLDAVRTLFSFTGKYFSNPKMQQVFSFETLLVGGNPLSVPAIYAMIHFVEKTWGIHYAMGGTGALVQGFVRKFEELGGRIEYGQGVQEILVTDDRGRPVRHPLGRRVARGVRLESGQERHADIVVSNGDWANTYLKRLPAAARLVNSDVRVKAARQSMSLLVIYFGFRKTDTDLKLRHHNIILGPRYQELLTEIFGKKVLGRDFSQYLHVPTLTDPSLAPEGHHAAYTLVPVPHNASGLDWAVEGPKLVERVYAFLEERGYIPDLRARLTHSEFITPDYFEGTLDSYLGNAFGPEPTLIQSAFFRPHNRSEDVGNLYMVGAGAQPGGGTPSVMMSAKMTARLIAEDFGIHPSIRDGVPATQDTATAESAAD; from the coding sequence ATGACTGCTTCTGACACCCCTGCTCTTTCCGCTTCCAAACGCAAGACCGCGCTGATCATCGGGTCCGGCATCGGCGGCCTGAGTCTCGGCATTCGCCTGCAATCGCTGGGCTTCGACACGACCATCCTCGAACGCCTGGACAAGGCGGGCGGACGCGCGTACCAGAAACGCACCGAGGACGGGTACGTGTTCGACATGGGGCCGACCGTGATCACGGTGCCGCACTTCATCGAGGAACTGTTCGCGCTGGAACGCGACGCCGGGATGCTGGCCGGGGCGGATTACCCTCCGGCGGTGCTGGCCCCGGACGCCCGCGTGCGCGAGGGAGAGAGCGGCGGCCCGCGCACCCGCGAGTACGTGAAGCTCGTGCCGATCCTGCCGTTCTACCGCATCTACTTCGATGACGGCACCTTCTTCGACTACGACGGCGACCCGGTCAGCACCCGCCGCCAGATCGGCGAACTGGCCCCCGAGGACCTCGCCGGGTACGAGCGTTTTCATGACGACGCCCGCGCCATCTTCGAGCGCGGCTTCCTGGAACTGGGGTACACGCACTTCGGGGACGTGGCGACCATGCTGAAGGTCGTGCCGGACCTGATGCGCCTGGACGCCGTGCGCACCCTGTTCAGCTTCACCGGCAAGTACTTCAGTAATCCCAAGATGCAGCAGGTGTTCTCGTTCGAGACGCTGCTGGTGGGCGGCAACCCCCTGAGCGTGCCCGCCATCTACGCCATGATCCATTTTGTAGAGAAGACCTGGGGCATCCACTACGCCATGGGTGGCACGGGCGCGCTGGTGCAGGGCTTCGTTCGCAAGTTCGAGGAACTCGGGGGGCGCATCGAGTACGGGCAGGGCGTGCAGGAAATCCTGGTCACGGATGACCGGGGCCGCCCGGTCCGGCACCCGCTGGGGCGGCGCGTGGCGCGCGGCGTGCGGCTGGAGAGCGGGCAGGAACGCCATGCGGACATCGTGGTCAGTAACGGCGACTGGGCGAACACGTACCTCAAGCGCCTGCCGGCCGCCGCGCGCCTCGTGAACAGCGACGTGCGCGTGAAGGCCGCCCGCCAGAGCATGAGTCTGCTGGTCATCTACTTCGGGTTCCGCAAGACCGACACGGACCTGAAGTTGCGTCACCACAACATCATCCTGGGGCCGCGCTACCAGGAACTGCTGACCGAGATCTTCGGGAAGAAGGTACTGGGCCGCGACTTCAGCCAGTACCTGCACGTCCCCACCCTGACCGACCCCAGCCTCGCGCCGGAAGGGCACCACGCGGCGTACACGCTGGTGCCGGTGCCGCACAACGCCAGCGGCCTGGACTGGGCGGTGGAAGGCCCGAAACTGGTGGAGCGCGTGTACGCCTTCCTGGAGGAACGCGGGTACATCCCGGACCTGCGCGCCCGACTGACGCACAGCGAGTTCATCACGCCCGACTACTTTGAAGGCACGCTGGACAGCTACCTGGGCAACGCCTTCGGCCCCGAGCCGACGCTGATCCAGAGTGCGTTCTTCCGCCCGCACAACCGCAGCGAGGACGTGGGCAACCTCTACATGGTCGGCGCGGGCGCGCAACCGGGCGGCGGGACGCCCAGCGTCATGATGAGCGCCAAGATGACCGCCCGACTGATCGCAGAGGACTTCGGGATTCACCCCAGCATCCGTGACGGCGTGCCTGCCACGCAGGACACTGCCACCGCGGAGAGCGCCGCCGACTGA
- a CDS encoding M12 family metallopeptidase, translated as MRKVTPVLLLSLLLAACSTSQPSPQQDGPSARTAPNTRPATLILPDGTRQQVTGFEQDGYLMLEDDIILADLSSVTPQGTYVVDTRYRWTGRTIPYTFAANVPQAIRDRVAAAASTIRSTTNVVVTPRTSTTQRNYVEITYNTGTSCASSLGMVGGKQTITLADRCTTGTIIHEFGHAMGLFHEQTRPDRDKHVQIVWANIPADWQSQYQIRSGSAGYGAYDFDSIMHYPAFFDGKIAIQPLSSSVDLNRMGQRNGFSTTDRSTVNAMYPR; from the coding sequence ATGCGTAAAGTCACACCTGTTCTGCTGCTGTCCCTGCTGCTCGCCGCCTGCTCCACGTCCCAGCCCTCCCCGCAGCAGGACGGCCCGTCCGCCCGCACGGCTCCGAACACCCGGCCCGCCACGCTGATCCTCCCCGACGGCACCCGCCAGCAGGTCACGGGCTTCGAGCAGGACGGCTACCTGATGCTCGAGGACGACATCATCCTCGCGGACCTGAGCAGCGTCACGCCGCAGGGCACCTACGTCGTGGACACCCGCTACCGCTGGACGGGCCGCACCATCCCGTACACCTTCGCCGCGAACGTCCCGCAGGCCATCCGGGACCGCGTGGCCGCCGCCGCGTCCACCATCCGCTCGACCACCAACGTGGTCGTCACGCCCCGCACCAGCACCACCCAGCGCAACTACGTGGAAATCACGTACAACACCGGCACCAGCTGCGCCTCCAGCCTGGGCATGGTGGGCGGCAAGCAGACCATCACCCTCGCCGACCGCTGCACGACCGGCACGATCATCCACGAGTTCGGGCACGCCATGGGCCTGTTCCACGAGCAGACCCGCCCGGACCGCGACAAGCACGTGCAGATCGTCTGGGCGAACATTCCCGCCGACTGGCAGAGCCAGTACCAGATCCGCAGCGGCAGCGCCGGCTACGGCGCGTACGACTTCGACTCGATCATGCACTACCCCGCCTTCTTCGACGGCAAGATCGCCATCCAGCCCCTGAGCTCCAGCGTGGACCTGAACCGCATGGGCCAGCGCAACGGCTTCTCGACGACCGACAGGAGCACCGTCAACGCCATGTACCCCCGCTGA
- a CDS encoding alpha/beta hydrolase codes for MQSQDWTAPGAPVRGYVWHAQTPRGNVLLTHGFGEYAARYVDRYHALIPTLVAAGFTVYAADQRGHGASGGARAVVDVRDLVQDHFAAREALRADPRPLFLLGHSMGGLVTAASAARDPRGISGVILSSPALLVGENEPALVKRLAPFIARLAPGLPTTDLGTGGLSRLPEEVAAYEADPRMYHGKVPALTGASMLSLSASLWPLYARWTLPTLVVHGTADRLTDPRGSQRFMQAIASGDRELHVEDGGYHELLNDEPRERVRARIVDWLRAHIS; via the coding sequence ATGCAAAGTCAGGACTGGACGGCGCCCGGCGCTCCCGTAAGAGGTTACGTGTGGCACGCGCAGACCCCGCGCGGGAACGTGCTGCTCACCCACGGCTTCGGGGAGTACGCCGCGCGGTACGTGGACCGCTACCACGCCCTGATTCCCACGCTGGTCGCCGCAGGGTTCACGGTGTACGCCGCCGACCAGCGCGGACACGGCGCGTCCGGGGGCGCGCGGGCCGTGGTGGACGTCCGCGATCTGGTGCAGGACCACTTCGCGGCGCGTGAGGCCCTGCGCGCCGACCCCCGCCCGCTGTTCCTGCTGGGGCACTCCATGGGCGGGCTCGTCACGGCCGCCAGCGCCGCCCGCGACCCACGCGGGATCAGCGGCGTGATCCTGTCCAGTCCGGCCCTGCTGGTCGGCGAGAACGAACCCGCGCTGGTGAAACGGCTCGCCCCGTTCATCGCGCGCCTCGCGCCGGGCCTGCCCACCACCGACCTGGGCACCGGCGGCCTGTCGCGCCTGCCCGAGGAGGTCGCCGCGTACGAGGCCGACCCGCGCATGTACCACGGGAAGGTCCCGGCCCTGACCGGCGCGAGCATGCTGTCGCTCAGCGCGTCGCTGTGGCCGCTGTACGCCCGCTGGACGCTGCCCACGCTGGTCGTGCACGGCACCGCCGACCGTCTGACCGACCCGCGCGGCAGCCAGCGCTTCATGCAGGCCATCGCCTCGGGTGACCGCGAGCTGCACGTCGAGGACGGCGGCTACCACGAACTTCTGAACGACGAGCCGCGTGAACGGGTGCGAGCGCGGATCGTGGACTGGCTGCGCGCCCACATCAGCTGA
- a CDS encoding iron-siderophore ABC transporter substrate-binding protein: MPKRSTLLTLTAVLGSAALAASAATYPQTVTHSAGTTTIPRQPLRVVALGPHALDLLLSIGVQPVGYGEASTFLKTPAFGSPIRDIKYLGSRVTSAPVNVGDRFNPNLEILTSLRPDLIVGETYASPVYPQLSRIAPTLLLDGIDRNAWQKTLPTLARALNREAAYRSALNTYNKGVQSTRAQLTAFGRKRVLVVWTTGGDARNTFTISGSDDWTGGLLRDAGLNVIDGEKKDAVVSVEGLAAINPDAVIVLAAGTSTPTRARAEWNAGAITSRLRASQAGQVYFFDYHLFRRIRGPIAAQLVERELIRALR; the protein is encoded by the coding sequence ATGCCGAAACGAAGCACCCTCCTGACCCTGACCGCTGTCCTGGGCAGCGCCGCCCTGGCCGCCAGCGCCGCCACCTACCCCCAGACCGTCACGCACAGCGCCGGAACGACCACCATCCCCCGCCAGCCCCTGCGCGTCGTCGCACTCGGGCCGCACGCGCTGGACCTGCTGCTGTCCATCGGCGTGCAGCCCGTCGGCTACGGCGAGGCCTCCACGTTCCTGAAAACCCCGGCCTTCGGTTCGCCCATCCGCGACATCAAGTACCTGGGCAGTCGCGTGACCAGCGCGCCCGTGAACGTCGGGGACCGCTTCAACCCGAACCTCGAAATCCTGACGTCCCTGCGCCCGGACCTGATCGTCGGTGAAACCTACGCCTCGCCCGTGTACCCGCAGCTCAGCCGGATCGCGCCCACCCTGCTGCTGGACGGCATCGACCGTAACGCGTGGCAGAAGACCCTGCCCACCCTGGCCCGCGCCCTGAACCGCGAGGCCGCGTACCGCAGCGCCCTGAACACCTACAACAAAGGCGTGCAGAGTACCCGCGCGCAGCTGACCGCGTTCGGCAGGAAACGCGTGCTGGTCGTCTGGACGACCGGCGGCGACGCCCGCAACACCTTCACCATCAGCGGCAGCGACGACTGGACCGGCGGCCTGCTGCGCGACGCCGGCCTGAACGTCATCGACGGCGAGAAGAAGGACGCCGTGGTCAGCGTGGAAGGGCTGGCCGCCATCAACCCGGACGCCGTGATCGTCCTGGCCGCCGGGACCAGCACGCCCACCCGCGCCCGCGCCGAGTGGAACGCAGGGGCCATCACCAGCCGCCTGCGCGCCAGTCAGGCCGGACAGGTGTACTTCTTCGACTACCACCTGTTCCGCCGCATCCGTGGACCGATCGCCGCGCAACTCGTCGAGCGCGAACTGATCCGGGCACTGCGCTGA
- a CDS encoding OsmC family protein, whose protein sequence is MADIARKATAHWEGDLKHGKGTVSTESGVLDGAQYSFGTRFENGKGTNPEELLASAHAGCFTMQLSALLANHGHTVESLDTQATCEMVKDGAGFKVSAMKLVVRGKVTGSDQADFEEHVKQAADMCPMSQVMKGNVEITHEAILE, encoded by the coding sequence ATGGCAGACATCGCACGTAAGGCAACGGCCCACTGGGAAGGCGACCTCAAGCACGGCAAGGGCACCGTGAGCACCGAGAGTGGCGTGCTGGACGGCGCGCAGTACTCGTTCGGCACCCGCTTCGAGAACGGCAAGGGCACCAACCCCGAAGAACTGCTGGCCAGCGCCCACGCCGGGTGCTTCACCATGCAGCTCTCGGCACTGCTCGCCAACCACGGCCACACGGTCGAATCCCTCGACACCCAGGCCACCTGCGAGATGGTCAAGGACGGCGCCGGCTTCAAGGTCAGCGCCATGAAACTCGTGGTGCGCGGCAAGGTGACCGGCAGCGATCAGGCGGACTTCGAGGAACACGTGAAGCAGGCGGCCGACATGTGCCCCATGAGTCAGGTCATGAAAGGCAACGTGGAGATCACCCACGAAGCCATCCTGGAATAA
- a CDS encoding AAA family ATPase, translating to MSHLFYLVGAPGSGKRTVGKELSALTGAALLDNHLFNDPVFTAFGVDGVSPVPPELFDLAEEVRQVGLRALRLAPPTRSHILTNYLSRVEEGEEVVAELRALARERGAAFVPVWLECPLPELEARMKQPERRERLKLRDPLILRGLMERGGVMDAPADALVLDTARLDPHEAARRIVAFAGAVSGSA from the coding sequence ATGAGTCATCTGTTCTATCTGGTCGGCGCGCCCGGCAGCGGCAAACGCACGGTCGGCAAAGAGTTGTCGGCGCTGACGGGCGCGGCGCTGCTGGACAACCACCTGTTCAACGATCCGGTGTTCACGGCGTTCGGCGTGGACGGCGTGAGCCCGGTGCCGCCAGAACTGTTCGATCTGGCCGAGGAGGTGCGGCAGGTGGGCCTGCGGGCGCTGCGGCTGGCCCCGCCCACGCGGTCACACATCCTGACGAACTACCTGAGCCGCGTGGAGGAGGGCGAGGAGGTCGTGGCCGAGTTGCGTGCCCTGGCGCGCGAGCGGGGCGCGGCGTTCGTGCCGGTATGGCTGGAGTGTCCGCTGCCGGAGCTGGAGGCGCGGATGAAGCAACCGGAGCGCCGGGAACGCCTGAAACTGCGTGACCCGCTGATCCTGCGCGGCCTGATGGAACGCGGCGGGGTGATGGACGCCCCGGCGGACGCGCTGGTGCTGGACACGGCGCGCCTGGACCCGCACGAGGCGGCGCGGCGGATCGTGGCGTTCGCGGGGGCGGTCAGCGGGTCGGCCTGA